The genomic window AACCGTAAACTTTTTTCTGAATAAATTGaccattattaaataatttttaatatttgggAACAGTATTTagtgaaaatatattgatttgctatttctttttaaaaatagagatttttatttttcattgaaatgttttactaAGGGGAGGAGTCTTGGAACCAGAGGGAACAGTGGAAATAAAGTTCCGGCGGAAAGATCCGGAGAAGACCATGCAGCGTCTGGATAAGACCTGTATCCAGATAGTGGAGAAATTGACCAGTCCACAGCTGAATCCAGACGAGAAAGCTGAACTCCAGAAAGATTGGCAGCCCGCCAAGAGAAGTTACTTCCCATGTACCACCAGGTGGCTATCCAGTTTGCAGATCTCCATGACAGCCCAGGCCGAATGGAGGAGACTGGTGTTATTACCGTAAGTGTAAAGTCATGTGGAGTAGGGAATATGTTGATAGATAATAGTGgaaatattaatgtgagaacttttttttgaagcacatttgttttaaaaatgctgaCACAGAAATGTCCATGTTTAAAGTTGCacataaagaaaattgataGTTCATTAATTACCAGGTAATGTCATGGATTTTAATATGAGCTCATATTTTTCTCTTCTTTAATGACATGAAGGACATCCTGAAATGGCATAGTAGCCGAGAGTTTTTCTACTGGCATCTGAAGCGAAGACTGCTGGAGAGGCAGCTGAAGAGGAAGATGAAACCGGTCACCCACAATGTGGGGGAGGGAGAGCTCAACTCCATGTTACACCGCTGGTTTGTGGAGGATAGGGGCACCGTTAATGTAAGATCATTCTTCACATCACTACACATGTGTTTTTCTACTAGTGATATACTGTGTGCCTATTGTGttcaacaattaaataaaatgtaaatctaTGAAGTCAACATTAAACCT from Magallana gigas chromosome 9, xbMagGiga1.1, whole genome shotgun sequence includes these protein-coding regions:
- the LOC117691438 gene encoding acetyl-CoA carboxylase 1 codes for the protein MFTQTCMTKCYNQPIMIYIPPYAELRGGAWVVVDPTINPTHMEMYADELSRGGVLEPEGTVEIKFRRKDPEKTMQRLDKTCIQIVEKLTSPQLNPDEKAELQKDWQPAKRSYFPCTTRWLSSLQISMTAQAEWRRLVLLP